Below is a window of Telopea speciosissima isolate NSW1024214 ecotype Mountain lineage unplaced genomic scaffold, Tspe_v1 Tspe_v1.0132, whole genome shotgun sequence DNA.
gaagaagaagagatgggaagggagaagagaggaagctgCTGTCCTCCCCTCCTAtacctcatctcctccctctcctcttgctgtctgggtaaagaaaaaagaaaaggaagaaaaagaagggagaaggagaagaagaaaaggaaagaaaagaagaggagaaggagaagtagaaggaaggaggttaaagaaggctcacctagccttgtgtttgctgcctccattgaaagtaagccatctctcctcctctatttctttatttattagtttaggttttggattttgagattgggagtagcttgggttccacttgggactcaaTGCCCTTGTGTGGGGCTTGTTCTTAGTCCCTTTGGGTGCTATTGCACACCCTTAATCCTTCCAATGGTGTGCTATACAACCTAAGCAATGAAAACCTAggaatttcacccaaaaacccaagtttgggttgagaaATTGGATATAGACCATAGATGCCTTAATACATTGTGCCATTAGGATATttgggaccctaatgaaccttggaagtcatcccgacaagcccttgaagccattgggggtcttgagaaccaatttggatgaagttcggagttgaaaaactcatttCTACTACGAACGGACTCAAGGGCGGACTCAGAATCGTGCATCCGCCCTTCTGGGATGTGTCTCAGGTGTGTCTTAGAGTTTGAACGGATGCACTGGCTGATTCACACAACAAAATTCGTTTGTGAATCCGCCCGCAGTTTACAGCATGaccacttctcaatattttgaccataactttgtctatacatatcgtatcAACATAATTCAAGTTGCGTTGTAAAATAGACTTAAATTAATACATTTTATATGAAGGAACCGTGGACCTAATCCAAATAAAAGACCCCtcaaaagtgggcccaaacccAGCTGAtatattttgacagcaacttaggaacatgatTGTAATCCAATAACCTCGTCCACATTGTGActgcttgtgtaagacttaataattattattggggattaattaccacctaaattgtctctaaatatattaattaattgacctatcGACGTACCaaggtctaccttgatgccctcaaaacccccttgctgtcctatgggacttgtgacctcaatctagaaatgaaaaatcctaagGAGAGACCAATCCATGGGATCTCCCAAGACCactgaatgatatgagacattatgcccttagggaggtttaggacaccctccccTACCTCATGAGGCTGTTGGATCTCAAAGAAGATGGTTGGAAATCAGACTGACTTAAGGATTTCATGTTTAGAATTACTTGTCTATAACACTTGGGGCTCCTCTTGGGACCCGTCCACACTTTCTAACTTTATGTTTCACGTATCCCTAGGCTACCTAACCAGTGTAGGAGAGCGTATATTAAGGCAATTCAGACCAAACACATCGAACGATATCCGAattattgtgagtgggttttgggtgatgtttgggctatatatataattatatagatcatataattgtgtatgcttgcatccatacttaacatgttgcattcttgcatataaactatgttggatatgaattgatgaattATGGATATGTTGCTTTACCTTattgtattgggttacggtgccgagtatgccggtgccgaaaccccaaaattattattattaaaatcatTGTTTGCCATCttggtctgtatgcgccgtgctatgctggtacccgggtattaaatggaatgggacgttgatgcacccggaatacctctcgggatgatagaaattgcatgtagtatatccgtggctaggatttatgctcccttatgctatgactcttgccaacaggggtttatgtgttagatagtctgagcacctgatggTTGTGGAGGCGGGAGAGGCCAGGTAAGGGGTAGTGATGtctatcggggtctaccactgggtggtctgatggcttctaccaacGTAGGCTccctcatgataattgaggtttcactggggcgataggataagtgaccctcagtgtctcccgagttatcacagtagcatataccatgacttaaaTTGTTTGTTATGtgaaaaatctattaacatttacatgcatcatggactatgtgtgaattgtatgtttgtgcattccctatcccctcactgggctcaatggagcttacccccgttgcgcaaccctttttagcTGTATGCAGGTGATCTATGATGGTGATCCTTTTGAGGTGGACTGATCGTAGCCCATGGTTTTGGACCTTGATGATAGCGTACACTCATGGTCGGTGCCATTGGGGcacaattatatttttttattttgttcatcatgagtattgtatatatttggaagtatttctactgtttcagtttttagttaatcATTTTGGGTCgaaatgtaaaacattaaactaTCTATCATGTAGACTTGAATCCTTTGTATTTGTAACGCTTTCGCTCATTTATGATCTTTTAGAATGAAATATTCCTTTCCTTTCTGCGTTCTGATATTActgtaatttaatattattGTAAGACTGTACGTTgcccactgcatcgagatcctggtagtggttaggatgttggtaagcatcctatcataccctttttatagtattttatccttcATTAGGATGAGGGTGTGACATAGGATGCTCCAACTTCATACTGATGCCATGCATACTTGCTGTTTTGAGACTGACCATAGCCTTAGATGCTTAACTATGGTTGATTTAAATCCAAACCAACATCCATATGGATAACCATGTTTAGAACCCCCTAATCCCATCCTCTTTATCTCAATTTTTGAGTTACAACCCTTTAGGAATCATCCCTGGTCGAATTGAAGCTAACCCAAAAGCCAAAATCAGATTTGGAATCCAAAATCCCGTGTCTAATAGGAACTGGACGATGCATTGGGTGTTACACCCAAATGTTCAGTGAAACGCCCAGTGCTGCTGTTTGAGGTCTAAATTGGTTCCAGCCCTTGGGATCATCACCCACAGGCCTAGGGCAGATTGAGGGGCCTTGTCACTGTCTCCAAAGATAGTGGGGACCCTTCACGTGTAAGCCATGTGATGGGATTCATAAGATATAATGTTTTatatctctggatgatgcattggGCGTTCAACCCAAAGACCCAGTGCAAGCTCCAGAGAACTGCAACTCAATGTTGGATACTTAGGACTGTTTCCAAtaaaacctagaccaaccctaggactcTAAAACCCTTTTTGAAACAATGTTTGACATGTTCTAATGGTCCGGTTAACATAGGTTATTACCCCGAACacgaggtgcagtgtcagataccgACTAGGACCAAGCTGACTGAACAGCAAGTGGGACCagtacaaggtgagtgaaattacaccatgggtgtaggtgtaacatgactgatgagtcatgataacaataacaacaatatttactgtctttattcATTTAAATTGCTTTGTATTCTTGTTTGATTCTGATTCATATCTGGTGGATATTGGAAGTGAATGTTAATGCTATACATGTGAAAATGCTAgtttagatgtcgtagccggcttagAAATGATGCTAGTGGTGGCCCATAGGATGGGATGCGgggcaccacccgactcatactatgtcaaatagaatgcatatggctagggtatcatcacccgtgctacgaacccttaccaacaaggtttaaggtgttggatgtttGTGAGAGAACTTATACCAGAAGGTATTTGCTTGGTTGGGTGCCCATCTTCAAGAAAGGTGGTATCACAGGCTAAtcttagagggctggtcgggctgaccttgggaaagGATGCTTGAGCTAACCGgtcttctccaacaactcaatgggtgtatcgcaggaaggggttagaggcccgcaccagggatacatgtattggggattgtagtagcacttttacctgtcttagttttgatgctaggtggcttaataataataaagaacctcatttcatataggattcatttggttgtgcttgcacgTGCacgcatggttatatttcattcacgcgctcagtggagctcacactcttgtatatttctttttagatgatattACAGGTAGACATCATGATGGCTGGGAGGCTCATCTTGAGTAGGAGGGTGATGCTAATTATGACAGTGTGGGTGTGGACCCGGTCAGAGGTTATCCCTCTGATATGGGTGATTACTGTGACAGTTGAAGATGGCCCATGAAAGGCGGGCAACTTACTTCTTCTAACCTAGGGATTCTTCTGATGTAAATAGGAATCTACtaacttttcctttttgtatagctttgtGCGGGGCCTCTGTTGTCTTGCccccttttgttgttttgtcAAGCTATTGGTTGGAGGTGTAATGACTTCTTGGTTGGTGGTGTATGTAAACAAGAACAGTATGGTGTGTATCATAACTGAAATATCAAGTAAATATTAGTTTCTGTAAcactttgtatttttatttttatccatCATTATGGGTGTGTATGTTTATGAACGAtattaacagcttctggatccttggggtttgacGAATTGCTACCGTGTAATTcaagtcacctacctaatcctcccagggggtggtttggggtgtgacaccggCTGCCTCCCTTGGTGGGAATGACGGGTCTCCACCAGTATGGTTTCAAGTGTGAACCATTCTTGATTCCTGGAAAGGAACCATGTAGACATGAGCACATGTACTTGAATCATGAGTAACATGAACTCCTTTGTGTATCATGCACGACAAGTATGTAAGACATGCATAACCATTcatataaattttaaatgttgcAAAAGGAgttgttaaaaataaaattttaacaaCATTGGTTCGGAGGTGAATCAATGACATTTGGTTGACAATATTTTTAGAAGGTACAAATCTAACAAATATCAAACATCCAAACGTATGATTGACATAATTAAGGGTATATGGGTATATGGTAAAATGTCCAATTAGGTTGCATATAAATATGCGGGTCATTAACCATTATCATAAAGATGGCTTTGGTGGTTATGAGTTACAACTTTTACAGCAGtcgatttttcttttgttaatgaatacagaattttaatttttttcccctccatGAAACAAGCAGCTAAAAGTTTGATTACAGTAAACGTTATTGTCTAATGTGAAAGAGATCTCATTTCAAATGAAAAAGTGAAATCCATTTCCTTCTAATCACCTTCCTTATTGTACACCCTACCCATTCAAACAACAAATGTAATCAAAATATTGGAATTTAATcttccaaaagaaataaagtagGAAAATAAGCACAACTATACTCTTTTCATAGAGCGATTACTGAATTCTAACTCAGCAAATAATAAGACATTCTGCTCTGATATGCAAAATCTCTTCCTCTTGTGCTTTCCTCCTTGACTCGAAAGCTTTTGATAAACAATCGttaatttggtttttctctatttttattatgACATGTTATTACATTTTGTTTGTATGAAACAAAGTTCTCTTATGTACTACTAAGGCAGACCCTATGATGGTTATCCGAGGTTTGTTGAAATGAATTACTGATATGAAAATTTATCCTCCATCCAAGGAACTACCTTTGGTTTCTACCCAATACACACTTCCACCTCTTATTTCACCTCCTACTAATCTTAAATGAAACTCCTTGGTTTAATTGACATAGGAATATATGACCTAGAACTTAAATTAACAAGTTGGACTTTTAACATTTTGATAGATGGTCAGAGTATGCTAAGAGGTGTAGGATGCAAAAGAAGCAAAGTTTTTTGGACTTCTTCAGGGATGGAAAAGAGCTAAGAAATCAAATATTAGGATCAATGAAGTATAGTTTTGCAACAAAGACCTCTGTGATATACTAAACCCTTCAAACTCTACACGTTTTCCTTAGAACCTAGTTAATAGTTATTTTGAGTTAGCTGAAGAAACTGACAACTTTACTGGCGCAGATTTCATATGGTGTAATCCTTCTCTCCTGTTGTAATCTCCTTCGCTTCAATATAATTTTCctttccatcaaaaaaaaaaaaaagcaaaatttcttcttctgtttacCAGCCGTACAAACAAGCAACATCAATATTTTTTCAGAGTTGTACAAGCTTTTCTGAGGGATTTGTCTCATCCCAACTGAAATTGATGGTTTAGCTGGACTATGTTCCATAATTTTGGATTACCAGATGAATCCCTTAATGGGACTTTGAAGGAAACATCAACGAACCCTCCTTGATAGTTCATCTGTCTTCTAATCCAAAGAAtgagaggaaagcccctcacagTGTGTGTAGAATTCATGCTTTAATGGAAATAGGTAAGCTCCATTGCGAAAAAATCTAATGATTGACTACAAAGACAAGACATCCAATCGTCTCCGTAGTTCCTCTACTATCCTGTTTCTTGGGACCACCTCCTCCTTGTTGGCTTCTATGTCTTTCAATTTGACGATGCCTTCGTTTTGTTCACGCTCACCAACAATCACCATCCACGGGATACGTGACTCCTTGGCACGGTCAATATGTttcatcactcttttgttgaccATGAACTCTACTTTCAATTTGGCCTGCCACAATTCACTCGTCAACTCAGCAGCTTGAGAGAGGTCCTCCCCAAGAATAGACACCAAAACTTGTGTCTTTGTTGGTCGGACCGACTGCCaaaacgaaaaacaaaaaaaacaaaagatgctTTTCAGTGGCATTATTTACAAGAACTGAAAATTTCCTTCACATAAAACATTCCCTGATTTATATCAACTTCCAAAAGGAAAGGGCATATGCAGCACTCCACATTATGAGCACTTCAATAGGGTCCTCTTCTGAGCGAGAGTTAAGTAAAGGTCTCCTAAAAATGAGCAGAACAACTTTCCAGACTCCATAAGCTTACATTGACTCTGAGTCACTCGATGACTAATCAACAATTCAATAGAACTAGGAATGACTTGGACCAtgtcatatattttttttaagtccATGAGTTTCCATGACTTGGCCAGGTTTTGCATAAAAATTGACTTGCCTTGGTCAACTTGCCCAAGTCAAAAGCTGGTTTCCCCACGTAATTCTCTTTCCATGTGCTTTCAGCCAATATAGCCACCTAAGTTTGGCAAAACATTGGCATCTTTTCCATCCTAGTTTCaaagaaaaatcaattaaaatcaaGGGATTATCAGTGTTGCTATACACAATACATGTTAGGCCAAGGGGCTCGTGTGGAGGTATCAATGAAATCTGGGGAGAATTGACATGGTGGACTCAAATCTGGGAGGCATAGATGAAGTCTGCAGTCCCATAGAATTAAAAGCCCAAAGCATCGTAAGAAAAGTTTTACCTACTTATGCAAAAAATCATACAAAAGAAGTTTGTCTATAAAATTGATATTTAATATAAGTAATA
It encodes the following:
- the LOC122647742 gene encoding histidine--tRNA ligase, cytoplasmic-like, yielding MFGTKQVPSVGVSLGIERVFAIMEQLEKDRNQSVRPTKTQVLVSILGEDLSQAAELTSELWQAKLKVEFMVNKRVMKHIDRAKESRIPWMVIVGEREQNEGIVKLKDIEANKEEVVPRNRIVEELRRRLDVLSL